The Hemibagrus wyckioides isolate EC202008001 linkage group LG10, SWU_Hwy_1.0, whole genome shotgun sequence genome includes a window with the following:
- the frem1b gene encoding FRAS1-related extracellular matrix protein 1b: MGVVDLLWTLVALGYILLLSQAESVLRRNSGLRVIRGQSVSVTKEELQFNIDETSEACKVEVVLNEPVTQRVGKLTPQVFDCHFQSDEVKYIHNGSPLLEEDTVMLRVYRFTHSETFTETFLLRVQVLAAQRSLIEFGKVPLVVPEFYRLSNTIDNSVLTFISEPDVICTVRLLNSEISVPMLGQVVKEDLAQRDQASELIPGPRKGRQTAISCPGNKACVHNTREVRFLKTSCSEFLTSGLKYEHLSPPSPEIDYVPLKVEIRDQNTRALLKAESVWLPVLIHGAMHNQPPHAAFMSMFILEVDQFILTPMTTASLDAKDDETPQAQLVFNVTKPPAEGYITHLDDHTKAVFSFSWQDLNEMKIAYQPPNSSHTNRKNIEVDFQAIDGFFTPSPPIMMHISIRTAETNAPRVSWNLGLDLLEGQSRPITWENLQIVDNDNIDAVTLVAVDGPLHGRLSVRGGKGFMFKVKDLHEGVVVYHHSDSDTTRDYIIFRITDGRHSIRHKFPINILPKDDTPPFLINNVAFEVQEGGSVLVEEYMLMASDLDSSDDYINYQLVTFPSAGNIVRKSSAHEPGIPVKTFMQRDILQGLIYYRHTGEEIFEDSFDFILSDIHEPPNLSDRHTVMVHVFPVKDQLPVEVSGTVRSITVKETELVYITQRHLHFQAPEHPDTDLMYFITQSCFSPTKPQLPDAGRLFYTETTKSMKKDAMIPVLKSFTQHAVTHHKIAYMPPVEDIGPEPLFVQFVFSVNDQQGGALTGLIFNITVTPVDNQVPEMFTNLLKVEEGGSSFLMEEHLLVRDADSPKEKLRVQVRTQPQHGRLELQGVLLSEGESFNLQDIKALRVRYIHDDSETTRDSIGLTITDGINSAQSELLVQILPVNDEPPQLGSGLKDGLSCMEGSLVQITAEYLFATDADSDDTRLTYMLARTPARGVLQRNGVIVDKFSQLDVLNGLIFYMHTGGEIGPDPVSDTVTLIVSDGEAGTDSCCQEDAVPPPVPLHGTLPVYDLNVTVIPVNNKAPSITIGNMLVVDEGSSLCLCGDLLMATDPDTKPDQLNFFIEIPPQYGFLENTLPSPGFEKSNAGIQVDSFSQLHLSSGFINYVQSIHQGVEPTGDHFSVSVSDGVHKSEPVPFYIVINPANDEAPSLFLHNFTVMEGGMKDLNPAILDAVDLDAPPDLLSFTILVPPAHGALLHGIYGLDMNQYKDMGPEILRRSIPVQSFTIQALRQGMKIMYMHDDTETREDTFTMQLTDGRHAVQGTAWVHILPVNDEKPRLIKNAGLEVDALEMRVISSVVLEAEDYDTPSNQVYYVLNAGPRFGLLQLKTEAGFTDLNAGQNFTQDDVEMNRLLYKHTTFSGFKGHDRFHFFLSDRDNETPPLSFFIAVQTVQKGDIALITKPMTISEGERVILTTDILMATDSGSQSVELVYTVTIPPKHGHLHMVQYPGIPLLSFTQMDVASHRVCYTHDDSHFTDHDSFSFDISNGVTSIRSSLTFTVEHHDRIAPTLSINTGLQLTEGTTRTISPEHLQLTDPDTALENLTYTVIQPPQYGKLLLNGFPMSQTRFTQLDINNMHLSYQHLNSFAKIDRFTFQPSDGTNKGYLEHGQLKEQVTVFTIQIEVLDKTPPHIVTKGTPSTVEYLQSNQQGIYITSKYLQTSDPDSPNQALEFIITRPPHFGYLENAITGGYIKGRFTQKDVDQKAVRYIIPSDMEVTADSFEFQLTDPAGNIMLPEVMELRWSRVELMASCYRVCENAGTLAVQVMRSGNSVDPAFVGIQVEDGTAKVGKDFTHSSASLIQFDPGVTVKFWNIYLKDDGLEENHERLEVVLKAQKNVVLGARSRASVEIVDPRHGRCDPDDLIVEDDEKRTPFITPPRIHNPPHPPTPGAAEDDFTPDPNTGNVWENYPPRGDVPYRTQFIRFSGGEAADQPSFSQGNTQPRVLGNSGSGVRQESSHTHWLYRLTPVRPALEIPVPRVHPELEIMPIWNWPETPQRDTFSTSLTSAVRQQKSAKAVSVGCPSGWSHYRKHCYILGPGQATLRNAQRACAVLDSHLTSVRSKKHMKWLWRFAGKQPFWIGLSGSPGQWFWADSTRLKFSRLEKNKNSDSHGHSGSTRSCVLARDQRIWTRENCNTTIAEHKYICSAHAEVSK, from the exons ATGGGGGTGGTGGACCTTCTATGGACACTGGTTGCCTTAGGCTACATCCTGCTACTAAGCCAGGCAGAAAGTGTGTTAAGGAGGAACTCTGGACTGCGGGTGATCCGAGGCCAGAGTGTCTCAGTGACCaaagaagagctgcagttcaaCATTGATGAGACATCAGAGGCCTGCAAAGTGGAAGTGGTGCTCAATGAGCCTGTGACTCAGAGGGTGGGAAAACTTACTCCACAG GTTTTTGACTGCCACTTTCAGTCAGATGAGGTGAAATATATTCACAATGGCAGTCCATTATTGGAGGAGGACACAGTCATGCTGAGAGTCTATAG ATTCACGCATTCAGAGACATTTACTGAGACGTTCCTGCTGAGGGTGCAGGTGCTAGCAGCTCAGAGGAGTTTGATAGAGTTTGGAAAAGTTCCTTTGGTGGTTCCAGAGTTTTACAGACTCTCTAACACCATTGACAACAGTGTGCTGACCTTCATATCTGAGCCTGACGTGATCTGTACTGTCCGTCTCCTCAATTCTGAGATCAGTGTCCCTATGTTGGGTCAAGTCGTTAAAGAGGATCTGGCACAGAGAGATCAGGCATCGGAGCTGATCCCTGGGCCAAGAAAAG GTCGACAAACAGCTATTTCTTGCCCTGGAAATAAGGCCTGTGTCCATAACACCAGAGAGGTACGCTTCCTGAAGACCAGCTGCAGTGAGTTCCTTACTTCAGGTTTAAAGTACGAGCACCTCAGCCCTCCTTCACCTGAAATTGATTATGTACCACTCAAGGTGGAAATCAGAGATCAAAACACTCGGGCCCTCTTAAAg GCGGAGAGTGTTTGGCTCCCGGTCCTGATCCATGGAGCCATGCACAACCAGCCTCCCCATGCTGCTTTCATGTCCATGTTCATCCTAGAAGTAGATCAGTTCATCCTGACCCCTATGACCACAGCTTCTCTGGATGCCAAAGACGACGAGACCCCACAGGCTCAGCTGGTGTTTAACGTGACTAAGCCTCCAGCAGAGGGTTACATCACACATCTGGATGATCATACCAAGGCTGTCTTTTCCTTCTCTTGGCAAGACCTGAATGAGATGAAGATTGCATATCAGCCCCCAAACAGCAGCCACACCAACAGAAAGAATATTGAG GTTGATTTCCAAGCTATTGATGGCTTTTTCACACCTAGTCCGCCTATTATGATGCACATCTCAATCCGCACAGCAGAAACAAATGCTCCTCGAGTATCCTGGAATCTGG GTCTGGATCTACTGGAGGGTCAGTCCAGACCAATCACATGGGAGAACCTGCAGATTGTCGATAATGACAACATAGACGCTGTCACTCTGGTAGCTGTGGACGGCCCTCTGCATGGACGGCTCAGTGTTCGAG GTGGAAAGGGCTTCATGTTTAAAGTGAAGGACCTCCATGAGGGAGTGGTGGTTTATCATCATTCTGATAGTGACACCACAAGGGACTACATCATCTTCAGAATCACAGATGGACGCCACAGCATTCGTCACAAGTTTCCCATCAACATCCTCCCCAAAGATGACACTCCTCCTTTTCTTATCAACAATGTAGCATTTGAGGTGCAGGAGGGGGGTTCGGTTCTGGTGGAAGAGTATATGCTTATGGCATCAGATCTGGATTCCAGCGATGACTATATTAACTACCAGCTTGTTACTTTCCCCAGTGCAGGCAACATAGTCAGGAAAAGCTCTGCACATGAACCAG GTATTCCAGTGAAGACATTTATGCAAAGGGATATACTACAGGGCCTGATCTACTACAGACACACAGGAGAGGAGATTTTTGAAGACTCGTTTGACTTCATCCTCTCTGACATCCATGAACCACCGAATCTATCTGACAGACAC ACGGTGATGGTCCATGTGTTCCCTGTGAAAGACCAGCTGCCAGTGGAGGTCTCGGGCACAGTCCGTTCCATCACAGTAAAAGAGACAGAGCTTGTTTATATTACACAACGCCACCTTCACTTCCAAGCCCCTGAGCACCCAGACACTGACCTGATGTACTTCATCACCCAATCATGTTTCAGCCCTACCAAACCTCA GCTTCCAGATGCTGGTAGACTCTTCTACACAGAAACTACAAAATCCATGAAAAAAGATGCCATGATTCCAGTGCTAAAGTCATTTACTCAg CATGCAGTGACCCACCACAAAATAGCCTACATGCCACCTGTAGAGGATATTGGTCCTGAGCCACTCTTCGTGCAGTTTGTCTTCTCTGTAAATGACCAACAGGGTGGCGCACTCACTGGACTGATCTTTAACATCACAGTCACACCTGTGGACAATCAGGTTCCAGAG ATGTTCACTAACCTGCTGAAAGTGGAGGAGGGTGGAAGCAGTTTCCTGATGGAGGAGCACCTATTGGTGCGAGATGCTGACAGTCCGAAGGAGAAACTCAGGGTGCAGGTGCGAACACAACCCCAACATGGCAGACTGGAGCTGCAAGGGGTGTTGCTATCAGAAGGAGAAAGCTTCAACCTACAAGACATAAAAGCACTGAGAGTAAG ATATATTCATGACGACTCTGAGACTACAAGGGATAGCATAGGCCTTACGATTACAGATGGAATCAACTCTGCTCAGAGTGAACTTTTGGTGCAG ATACTCCCCGTGAATGATGAGCCCCCACAGCTGGGCTCAGGCCTGAAAGATGGGCTCTCATGCATGGAAGGCAGTCTTGTGCAGATTACTGCTGAGTATTTATTCGCTACAGATGCAGACAGTGATGATACCCGACTCACCTACATGCTGGCTCGGACTCCGGCCCGTGGTGTGCTGCAGAGGAACGGAGTCATTGTGGACAAATTCTCTCAGCTTGACGTGCTCAATGGCCTAATCTTCTACATGCACACAG GAGGTGAAATTGGTCCAGACCCCGTATCAGACACTGTTACTCTTATAGTGTCTGATGGAGAGGCTGGGACAGACAGCTGCTGTCAAGAAGATGCAGTCCCACCACCTGTCCCTTTACATGGGACACTTCCTGTCTATGACCTTAATGTCACTGTGATTCCTGTAAACAACAAGGCACCATCCATAACTATAG GAAACATGTTGGTGGTGGATGAGGGATCTAGTCTTTGCCTTTGTGGTGATCTGTTAATGGCTACAGACCCTGACACCAAACCAGACCAGTTAAACTTCTTCATAGAGATCCCACCTCAGTATGGCTTTCTGGAGAACACCCTTCCCTCCCCAGGCTTTGAGAAAAGCAATGCTGGAATCCAAGTGG ATTCTTTCAGTCAGCTACATCTCAGCTCTGGATTCATCAATTACGTCCAGTCAATTCACCAAGGTGTGGAGCCCACAGGAGACCacttcagtgttagtgtcagtgatgGAGTCCATAAGTCTGAACCTGTACCTTTCTACATCGTTATCAACCCCGCAAATGACGAAGCTCCATCTCTGTTTCTGCACAACTTCACA GTTATGGAGGGAGGAATGAAAGATCTCAACCCTGCTATTTTAGATGCAGTGGACCTTGATGCTCCACCAGACCTTCTGAGCTTCACCATCCTTGTTCCTCCTGCTCACGGGGCTCTGCTGCATGGGATCTATGGGCTTGACATGAACCAATATAAAGATATGGGCCCAGAGATTTTGCGAAGGAGTATACCAGTGCAATCCTTTACCATACAAGCACTGCGACAAG GAATGAAGATTATGTATATGCACGATGACACAGAAACCCGTGAGGACACTTTCACCATGCAGCTGACAGATGGCAGGCATGCTGTCCAGGGGACGGCATGGGTCCACATCCTACCAGTCAATGATGAAAAGCCCCGACTGATAAA GAATGCAGGTTTAGAGGTGGACGCTTTGGAGATGAGGGTAATCTCCAGTGTGGTGCTGGAGGCAGAAGACTATGATACCCCCAGCAACCAGGTCTATTATGTTCTTAATGCCGGCCCCAGATTTGGCCTTCTCCAACTCAAG ACAGAAGCTGGATTCACTGACCTGAACGCAGGTCAAAACTTTACACAGGACGATGTGGAGATGAATCGCCTGTTGTACAAACACACTACATTCAGTGGGTTCAAAGGTCATGACCGCTTCCACTTTTTCCTCAGTGACAGAGACAATGAGACACCTCCACTGAGTTTCTTCATTGCTGTCCAAACTGTTCAAAAAG GTGACATTGCTCTGATCACTAAGCCCATGACTATATCCGAAGGGGAGAGGGTTATACTGACCACAGACATTCTGATGGCTACAGACAGTGGAAGCCAATCAGTTGAGCTTGTCTACACTGTGACCATCCCTCCTAAACATGGACACCTGCACATGGTCCAATATCCAGGAATCCCACTGCTCTCTTTCACCCAGATGGATGTGGCTTCGCACCGAGTGTGCTACACTCACGACGACAGTCATTTTACTGACCACGACTCTTTCAG CTTTGACATCAGCAATGGCGTGACCTCGATTAGAAGTAGCCTTACTTTCACAGTGGAGCACCATGACCGCATCGCACCCACCCTGAGCATCAACACCGGCCTCCAGCTTACAGAAGGAACCACAAGGACCATCTCACCTGAGCATCTGCAGCTAACAGATCCTGATACAGCCTTAGAGAACCTCACCTATACTGTCATTCAACCACCACAGTATGGCAAGCTACTGTTAAACGGGTTTCCCATGTCCCAGACCCGCTTTACACAGTTAGACATCAACAACATGCACCTGAGCTACCAGCATCTTAACAGCTTTGCTAAGATTGACAGGTTCACCTTTCAGCCATCAGATGGAACCAATAAAGGCTATCTGGAACATGGACAACTGAAGGAGCAAGTGACGGTTTTCACAATACAG ATAGAAGTCTTAGACAAGACCCCTCCACACATTGTAACCAAAGGGACCCCCAGTACAGTGGAATATCTACAAAGCAACCAACAAGGCATCTATATCACCTCCAAATACCTCCAGACTTCAGATCCGGATAGCCCTAACCAGGCGCTGGAGTTCATCATTACACGGCCTCCACATTTTGGATACCTTGAGAACGCCATCACAG GTGGCTATATCAAAGGACGCTTCACTCAGAAGGATGTGGACCAGAAAGCAGTCCGCTACATCATTCCCTCAGACATGGAAGTGACGGCAGACAGCTTTGAGTTCCAGCTCACTGACCCAGCAGGAAACATCATGCTTCCAGAAGT AATGGAGCTCCGATGGTCCCGAGTGGAGTTGATGGCATCCTGTTatcgtgtgtgtgagaacgcaGGAACTCTAGCTGTGCAGGTGATGCGCAGTGGGAACAGCGTAGACCCTGCCTTTGTTGGCATCCAG gtaGAAGATGGAACAGCAAAGGTGGGAAAGGACTTCACTCACAGCTCGGCTAGTCTGATACAGTTTGATCCAG GAGTCACAGTGAAATTTTGGAATATTTACCTCAAAGATGATGGACTGGAGGAGAACCATGAGAGGCTGGAGGTGGTGCTAAAAGCCCAGAAGAATGTTGTTTTAGGTGCAAGAAGCAGAGCCTCAGTGGAGATTGTGGATCCCAGACATG GTAGATGTGACCCAGATGACCTGATTGTTGAGGATGATGAGAAAAGAACTCCTTTTATAACTCCTCCACGAATCCACAATCCTCCACATCCACCAACACCAGGAGCAGCAGAAGACGACTTCACACCAGACCCAAACACTGGGAATGTATGGGAGAACTATCCACCAAGAGGAGATGTCCCATATCGCACACAGTTTATTCGCTTCAGTGGTGGGGAGGCAGCAGATCAGCCGTCCTTCAgccaaggaaacacacagccAAGAGTGCTAGGGAACAGTGGATCTGGAGTGAGACAGGAATCTTCACATACACATTGG CTTTATAGATTGACTCCAGTAAGGCCGGCGTTGGAAATACCAGTGCCTCGTGTCCACCCAGAACTTGAGATCATGCCAATCTGGAACTGGCCTGAGACTCCTCAGAGAGACACATTTTCTACCAGCTTAACGTCAGCTGTACGCCAACAAAAG TCTGCAAAGGCTGTTAGTGTTGGCTGTCCTTCTGGGTGGAGCCATTACAGAAAGCATTGCTACATCCTAGGCCCAGGTCAAGCCACCTTGAGGAATGCTCAGCGTGCATGCGCAGT GCTGGACAGTCACTTGACGAGTGTTCGTTCCAAGAAACATATGAAGTGGCTGTGGAGATTTGCTGGAAAACAACCATTTTGGATTG ggctTTCTGGATCTCCAGGCCAGTGGTTTTGGGCCGACAGCACGAGACTGAAATTCTCCAGACTTGAGAAGAACAAAAACTCAGACAGTCATGGCCACAGTGGCTCCACCCGCAGCTGTGTGCTAGCCCGGGACCAAAGAATATGGACTAGAGAAAACTGCAATACAACAATAGCAGAACACAAATATATTTGTTCAGCACATGCAGAAGTCAGCAAATAA